A genomic window from Nicotiana sylvestris chromosome 11, ASM39365v2, whole genome shotgun sequence includes:
- the LOC104246451 gene encoding lactoylglutathione lyase, which yields MATSLPRALTYVSLLRSTLNKPSLFPFLSQTPKVFFTIKPKVPNFARFISSSMASDSKDSPANNPGLHATPDDATKGYILQQTMFRIKDPKVSLEFYSKVLGMSLLKRLDFSEMKFSLYFMGYEDTSSAPSDPAERTAWTFSQKATLELTHNWGTESDPNFTGYHNGNSEPRGFGHIGVTVDDVYKACERFEQLGVEFVKKPLDGKMKGIAFVKDPDGYWIEIFDTKTIKEVADAAS from the exons ATGGCCACTTCATTACCTAGAGCCCTCACTTACGTCTCTCTACTACGTTCAACACTTAACAAACCTTCTTTATTTCCATTTTTATCTCAAACCCCTAAAGTATTCTTCACTATCAAACCTAAG GTTCCTAATTTTGCTAGGTTTATATCATCATCAATGGCTTCAGATTCCAAAGATTCTCCCGCCAATAACCCAGGTCTTCATGCCACTCCTGATGATGCAACTAAAGGTTACATTTTGCAGCAAACT aTGTTTAGAATTAAGGACCCTAAAGTCAGTCTTGAATTCTACTCCAAAGTTCTGGGCATGTC CTTACTCAAGAGATTGGATTTCTCTGAGATGAAGTTCAGCTTATACTTCATGGGATATGAG GATACATCATCAGCACCCAGTGATCCAGCTGAACGCACGGCTTGGACCTTTAGTCAGAAAGCTACATTAGAGCTTACACA CAACTGGGGTACTGAGAGTGACCCTAATTTCACGGGTTACCACAATGGGAATTCAGAACCACGCGGTTTTG GACACATAGGTGTCACTGTTGATGACGTCTACAAGGCTTGCGAGAGATTTGAACAACTGGGTGTGGAATTCGTAAAGAAGCCTCTTGATG GAAAAATGAAAGGTATTGCATTTGTTAAAGATCCTGACGGTTATTGGATCGAGATTTTTGACACTAAAACTATCAAAGAAGTTGCTGATGCTGCTTCTTGA
- the LOC138881649 gene encoding uncharacterized protein, producing the protein MYQQPNNPPPYPSQDPSSSNNEMGRIETMFEQMMKKNADSNAQLASHNTSIRNLEVQLGQISQALNTLCKGALPSDTVVNPKGGNNTGHAMTVTTRSGKAGVVSTSNLRKIVNDDVVMRDDDEPSNEVQVNEEVRIDIDEDVEETHDDVNLSRGHVRDIPDPVVPKAKAPLPRTPPPYPQMLAKQNNENQFNKFIDMMKCLSINVSLVEALEQMSGYAEFMKDLVTKKRSMNCETIKMTHQVSAIVHPMAPKLEDPSAFTIPCTICSADFSKALCHLGESINLMPYSMFKTLGIGKPRPISMRLKMADWTMKRPLGIIDDVLVRFDKFILPADFVILDSEVGCEVPIILGRPFLATGKALVDVEAGELIFRVGDENVVFHVCKSMRRPNSNEVCSFVDLVTEVIIDDTSVMINVEDPFEAVLLNHDEDEKEGLVDSTLAVLQRRKKAIGWTLEVIRGISPAFCVHNMILEEGAKPSVEHQRRLNEAMQEVVKKAIIKWLDVGVVYPISDSSWTSPMLDRLVGRACNCFLDGYSRYNQILIAPEDQENNTFTCPYGTFSFSRMPFGLCNASATFQRCMMAIITDMMEDFHEVFMDDFSVVGGSFETCLDNLEKVLARCEETNLLLNWEKCYFMVEEGIILGHKISKNGIEVISKLPPPTSVKGVRSFLGHAGFYRRFIKDFSKVVNPICKFLEKDAKFVFNDDCMKAF; encoded by the exons CAAgatcctagttcttccaacaatgagatgggacgGATTGAAaccatgttcgagcaaatgatgaagaaaaatgcCGACTCTAATGCCCAATTAGCCTCCCACAACACTTCTATCCGCAACTTGGAAGtccaacttggccaaatttctcaagcTTTGAATACTCTCTGTAaaggggcactaccaagtgatacggtggtaaacccaaagggtgggaacaatacggGACATGCTATGACGGTGACTACAAGAAGTGGGAAAGCTGGAGTTGTTAGCACCTCAAACTTAAGGAAGATTGTGAATGATGATGTGGTGATGCGAGATGATGATGAACCAAGTAATGAGGTTCAAGtaaatgaggaagtgaggatagACATTGATGAAGATGTGGAGGAGACACACGATGATGTGAACCTGTCTAGGGGACATGTGAGAGACATACCGGATCCGGTAGTGCCCAAAgctaaggctcctttgccaaggacTCCTCCACCATATCCTCAAATGCTTGCAAAGCAAAACAATGAGAATCAATTCAATaaattcattgatatgatgaaatgTTTGTCCATAAATGTGTCATTGGTTGAAGCCTTAGAACAAATGTCGGGATATGCCgagttcatgaaggacttggtaacaaagaagagatcAATGAACTGTGAAACGATCAAAatgacacatcaagtgagtgccattgtgCACCCTATGGCTCCAAAGTTAGAAGACCCTAGTGCCTTTACAATCCCATGCACTATTTGTAGTGCTGATTTCTCTAAAGCTTTGTGTCACTTGGGGGAAAGCATTAACTTGATGCCCTATTCTATGTTCAAGACATTGGGGATTGGGAAACCAAGACCCATATCCATGAGGTTGAAAATGGCAGACTGGACAATGAAGAGGCCATTGGGGATAATTGATGATGTGCTAGTTCGGTTCGACAAGTTCATACTTCCCGCAGATTTTGTGATACTTGATAGTGAGGTTGGTTGCGAGGTgccaatcatattggggagacctttcctagcaacagggaaggccttagttgatgtggaagctggGGAACTCATCTTCCGAGTGGGCGATGAAAACGTTGTGTTCCATGTTTGCAAGTCAATGAGGCGGCCTAATAGCAACGAAGTGTGTTCGTTTGTGGATCTTGTTACTGAAGTAATTATTGATGACACAAGTGTTATGATTAATGTTGAAGACCCATTTGAAGCTGTGTTATTGAATCATGATGAGGATGAGAAGGAAGGCTTG GTAGATTCCACCCTTGCGGTGCTCCAAAGGAGGAAGAAGGCAATAGGTTGGACATTGGAGgttattcggggaataagccccgccttttgcgtGCACAACATGATATTGGAGGAGGGTGCCAAaccctccgtggaacatcaaagaaggttgaatgaggccatgcaagaggtaGTCAAGAAAGcgatcatcaagtggttggatgttggggttgtctaccccatttctgatagttcatggacttcaccg ATGTTGGATAGGCTAGTCGGACGTGCTTGTAATTGCTTCTTAGATGGGTATTCTAGATATAACCAAATTCTTATTGCACCAGAAGACCAAGAAAACAAcaccttcacttgtccatatggaacATTTTCATTCTcaaggatgccatttggtttatgtAATGCATCGGCTacttttcagcggtgtatgatggcaatAATCACGGATATGATGGAGGACTTCCacgaggttttcatggatgatttctctgtTGTGGGGGGTTCTTTTGAAACATGTTTGGATAATCTTGAGAAGGTATTGGCACGTTGTGAAGAGACCAACTTGctgcttaattgggagaagtgttactttatggtcgaggagggcattaTCCTCGGCCACAAGATCTCcaagaatggtattgaagtgatatcaaaactccctcctcctacttccgtcaaaggagtgaggagcttTCTAGGGCACGCGGGGTTTTACCGtcggttcatcaaggatttctcaaaAGTGGTGAACCCCATATGCAAGtttttggaaaaagatgccaaattTGTGTTCAATGATGATTGTATGAAGGCATTTTAG